In the genome of Massilia sp. W12, the window GGCGTCATTTTGAAACCTGTCTCAACGCCATCCTGCATGAATCAAGTGGCCGCTTCCATGTGGTGGTGGTGATTCTGGATCTGGATTTCTTCAAGCGCGTAAATGACACGTATGGCCATGCGTTTGGCGATGAGGTATTGATGCAATTTGCGCAGTTGGTGCAAAGAGAGGTGCGCGCCGGCGATATGGTGTGCCGTTATGGCGGCGAGGAGTTTTGCTTATTGCTGCGCGCGATTGACGCCGCCACCGCGCAGCACAAAATCCGTCAGATCGCGGAAAAATACCGCAAGCAGCAAATCCGCCTGGAGCAGCACATGATTGAGGGCTGCACCTTTTCCGCCGGCATCGCCGAATATCCGCGTCACGGCGCCACCCGCCATGAATTGCTGATGCGCGCCGACACCGCTTTGTATGTGGCGAAAATGAATGGGCGCGACCGCGCCGTGATTGTTTCAGAAGGCGAGAATTAAGCCACGGCCCATTTTTGCGCCCGGACGCGCGCCTTTATTTGCTCTTGGCGCGCACGTCCGCATCAATATCCAGATAACGCCAGGCGGTGTTATCGACGGTCGGCTTGACATAGTTTTGCAGCCAACTATGGCGCACATCCACCGTCAATCGATGCAAGCGCACCATCATCGGCATATACACATCAATCAAGCGGATCATTTGCGCATGGATGCGCTGACGTTCGGGGCCGTTGGGCAACTTCAGAATCGCCTCGTACAGCTTGTTGTATTCCGGCAGGTCAAAGCGCGGATCGTTTGAGATGCCGATATTCGGGCCATACAGAAGTTGAAAGAAGTTGCTGCTGTCGGGGTAGTCCGCAACCCAGCCAAATTCAAACATCTGCACCTGGCCAAGCCGGCTGGCCTTGATGATTTCGGTGTATTTATCGCTCTTGAATGAAATTCTGATGCCAATGCTTTGCATGGTTTTGCGCCAACGCTCGTCATACACACGGCCTGTCGCGTTGGCGCGGCTGTGCATGACGATGGCCAGCGGTTTGCCTTGCGGCGTCATGCGAAAACCTTCGGCGTCCCGTTTGCCATAGCCGAAACGGTCCAGCAGTTTATTCGCGAACCCCACATCAAAGCGGCGCAAAGGCTTCATGTCGGGATCATAGCCCGGCAAATTCGGCGGCAGGAGGCTGACGGCAGGAATCGCCAAGCCATGGCTGTGCACGCGGATATCTTCTTCCTGGTCGTAAGCCATGGAAATCGCGCGGCGCAAGGCGATTTTTTCTTTGCTGTAGCCGCCCACCACCGGGTCTTGCATATTGAACCAGGCGTAATCGGTTTGCATGCGCGGATTTAAATGCAAGACCACGCCGCGCGCACCCAATTCCGGCCTGATTTTGCGATCCGGGCCTACCAGCATCTTGGTGAGTTGCTCGGGAATCTGTTCGGCCAGATCCAATTGTTGATTCAAAAACGCCAGCACCACGCTTTGGTGCTCTTCCATGATTTTGACTTCAACCTGGCCGATCAGGGGCAGGCGGCGGCCTTTCAATTTTTCAGCGATCTGAGCATCGGCCAATTGCTCGCCCGGCTGCCAGGTGTAAGTCTCGGGCCGGAAATCCGGGTTGGCCGCCAGCACAATCCGGTTGCTGTGTTGCCATTCTTTGAGCAGATACGGCCCGGTGCCAACCGGATGATTGCCGGGATTGGCTTTATGCGCTTCGATCACTTCGCGCGCCAGCGCGGCGGTGGCCGGCATGGCCAGCAAATTCGGCAAATTCGCATTCGGCGCTTTTAAACGCAGTTGCAAGGTGTAGCGGTCGAGCGCTTGCAAACCGGGGATCCTGGTGTCATAGCTGAAATTCTTTTTCAGCGCTTCATCGCCCAACAAGACCCCTTCAAACAGAAAAGACCAGGGAGATTTCAAGACCGGGTCATACAAGCGCATGAAGCTGTACACATAGTCCTGCGCCACCAATTCACGCTTGACGCCCTTGAATACAGGATCGGGGGTGAAATAAATCCCCGGCTTGATTTTGATGGTGTAGGTCAAGCCATCCGCCGAGACTTGCGGCATGCCTTCCGCCGTATTTCCCTCCAGCCGCAAGGGCCGCACCAGATAGTTGTAACGCAACAGCGGATCGAACAGATTTTCATTGATGCTGATCGTGTTCGCTTCAAACGCGGTGGCCGGATCGAAAGAACTTTCGCTATTCGGAAAATAAGTGTGCAAGACTTTATTCATATCCGCCGCCAGCAGCGGGGCGGAAAACAGCAGGGCGCAAGCGCAACAGAATAAGCGCACATGGCGCACAGGCAGCTTAAGTCGGAACATGATCTGGCGGGATGGACAAAGACGCCGGGAAATGTATCACAGTTCGGGGGCGGCGGCTGTGCCGCTTGCTTCACCAGGGACGCAGGAAACGGTTTTTCGCGCAAAAGATTTTCGCCTTGCGCTGGAAGTAGATGATTTGACTGCCGGGATTGCTTTGCCGCATCGGATAGGGGCCGCTTTGCACTTTGGCATATGGGATGCCGCTGCCGGCTTGCACCGCCTCGCTCAAGACTTCCGGCGTGACATCGACCACCGCGGCAAGAAAGGAAAAATCGCTGTTCGGCTCAGACACCAGCACATCCGTCACCGGCGCGCCCCATAAACTGGCGTCAGATTTAAACCACCACGCCCCGCCCTCGCGCTTATAGGGTTTGCCGAAGGCGTTTTGCAAATAGTCGTAATACCAGGCTTCATCCAATTGGTTCAGGCACAGCAAAGCATGACCGACGGTGACGCCGAAGGTGGAAGGCGCCGCCGCCCTGGCGCCGCCGGCCAGCGCGGCGCACAGACATAAAGCGCAGTACAGGCGCACCACCCGCTCCTTACGCCTTGGACAACCACTGCCGGTTTTTTGCGATCTGGTCTTTCACGGCTTGCGGCAAGACATCATAGCAACCGGGGTGCATCTTTAAGTCAAATTCACGGACTTCTTTGCGCAAGCCATTCACATTGAAGCAATACATGGTGGCGCCGGTATCCGTTTTTTTGGTGCCTAAATACTTGATCACGATCAGCTCCTTGCAGGCTGGGGGGGATTCCCGTTTGTTTTAATCTTATCGCAAAACCGGATGGATAAGATATCCGCAGGTGCAAGAAGGATGCGTCTTATGCCAGCGCCAAATGCAAGCCAAGCGCGTTTGCCCGTTTTTGCCAGTACCTGGCATGGACTTTTTTTGCGCCAGACTGCAATGGCGCGCTGCTGTGCCATTGCGCCAGATTCCATGCGCCAAGCGCATTCCCTGCGGCGGCGGCGCGCCGCCAGCCGGTGTGCGCTTCTGCCAGTGTTGCGTTCCCGTCCTCGCGTAATGGATAGCGTTCACCACCCAACATCATGAGACATGCCTGCAGCAAGGCATGCTCGCCTTTCGTATCAGGCGCTTGCGTTTGCAATTGCGCCAAGGCCGCTGCATGCCCCGTTTCCAGCAGTGTTGTCAAACAAGCGCGCCATACACCGGCAAACCCGGAACCTCGATCAAAGCCAAATAACATCGGCATCGTTTGCATGGTTTGGCAATGAAGCTCCCAATACATGCCACAAAACACGCCATTGACGTCATACAAAGCACGCCCCCACCAGTTCGACTGACTTGGCGTACCCGGGACAAAATAAAGGCAATGATATTCAATCGGACTGCCCCAGCATGACTCATGCCGCATCCCGGTTTCGCGCGCCTCCAGCGCGATCCAATAGCTATCGCCACAGGAAAGACAACGCGGTGGCGCACTGCGCTGAAGACAATGCTGCGCCAGCCATAAAAAATCCCCATCGTCACAGTGATACAGCATGCCCGCCGGACGCTGTTGCGATGGCAAACGGCGCAATGCAGCAATATCCAACAATTGCTGCCGCGCCGGCAAGCACTCCACAAACGCCGGGCCATCACAACGCAAACACCAAACCGGCCTTACTTCCATTGGCATGATGCGCAAAGGCCATGGAGAAGGCGCATCGCACCAATGTTCAAGTAAATCGGTGTAGGAGTACTGGCTGTCAACCGGGAAGTCAAAGCGCTGTGCGCAACCCGTACATTTTAAATAGCCGACAAAAGTCATTTAAATGGATTTAAAAGGAAGGAAATCATGTGTAGATACCATTTCAGGGAATGCAAGGGCGGCGCATGTTCTGCCTGGCTGGGTTTCGGAGGCAGGATCAAGCAAAAACGCTCAATTAAATCTTCAGCAATAATGCCTATCCACGCCAAGCTGGGACAAGAACGCAACAAAGCGACAGTCTTACAGCACTCAAACTTATGCAGCACGCTCTGCCGGCGATCCAGAAACAAGTTGAACCGAGAGGCGCAAACCCAGGCCTTTGAGCGCCGCCAGCAAGCTGTGTAATTCTGCATTACTTTGCGCTGTCATGGTACGGGGAATCTGACTCTGTGTGGCATTCGCATTTTCAGCAACAGGACGCGCATCAGCACAAGTCAAGGCTACTTGCTGCAATGCTATCATCAAGTCTTCCGACTCGCCATCTTGCAACAATTGGTTTAAATACTGAACGGCAAATTCGGGGTCATCCTTAAATAATTCCGCTATTGCCTCATCATGGCTTCGATCTTTCATTCTCCCCTCCCCTGCCAGTCTTTCCAATACCTGACTGCCCGTTCAATATCTTCATTTTGCGAGGATTTATCACCACCACAAAGTATAAGCACTACCACGGCGCCAGATTGTGCATAATACACCCGGTAACCAGCTCCCTGATCAATGCGCAACTCCCAAACACCGTCCCGGCAAGGCTTGTGGTCACCAAAATTCCCCCCTGCAAGCCGGTTTATGCGCTTTAATATCTGCACTTTGGCAATTGGATCTCGCAGCTTCTTAAACCACTCCAGAAAGGGATCACGCTGATCCTCAGTAAGATAATGGCGAACAGTGAACTTAAGAGAATTATCGTTTATACCCGTAGCAGAAGCAATCCGATCTTTGAGGATTTGCGGCAAGGCCTCGTAGCAATCGGGATGCTTTTTCAAGTCATTTTCACTGACTTCCTTGCGAAAGCCATACACATTAAAGCAATACATGGTCGCGCCGGTATCGGCCTTTTTTGCGCCCAAATACTTAATCACGATCAACTCCTTGCCCGCAGCGGGAATTTTTCTTCTCCGCTTTACCCTATCACAAAATGCACGCAGGGAACAAAGTGAATAGCATGGGCAGTGCCCAAGAAAGATGGTGGCTGGAGTTGATGCCAGAAAATGGGCAGGTAGCATGCCAGTTCCCGGCGCATACGCACCTGCATTTGGGCTGCGATGTGAGCCAATCTGCCGCTGCGCTGCAATACGCCTGCGTCAATTGCGGGCTGCGGAAATGAAAAACCCCGCCGGCTTGCGCGGGCGGGGTTTTGAATTCTGGTGGTGATAGGTGGATTTGAACCACCGACCCCAGCATTATGAGTGCTGTGCTCTAACCAACTGAGCTATATCACCGAAGAAGACGAGATTATAGGCGGCGTTTTTAAAGCTGTCAAGGCATTTACGGATTTTTCTGGATTTCAGCGGAAAACAAGTCGCGCAACTGTTGTGCGCAGTCGCTGCGCAGACAATCCAGCACCACCCGCTCCGGCATAGCCCGCAGCCAGGTCAGCTGACGCTTGGCCAATTGGCGGGTGGCGGCGATGCCCTGTTCTTTCAGCGCCGCCATATCGATACGGCCATCCAGATAATCCCAGGCTTGGCGATAGCCGACACAGCGCATCGAAGGCAGGTTGGGATGCAAATCCGGATCGCGCCGCAAGATTTCCACTTCATCCAGCAAATTCGGGCTGCCCTGCAACATCGCCAAAAAGCGCTGCGCGATGCGCGCGTGCAAAGCGCTGCGCTCAGATGGCTCCAGCGACACCGGCCACAAGCGGAAAGGCAATTCCGGCGTACTGCGGCGCGCCAGCAAGGCCGACATCGGCTGACCTGTGAGCATGAAAATCTCCAGCGCGCGCTGAATGCGCTGCGTATCGCCGGGCGGCAAGCGTTGCGCGGTGTGCGGATCGACTTGCGCCAGGCGCGCATGCAAAGCGGCGATGCCGTCGCGCGCAATTTCGTCCTCAAGCCGGGCGCGGATGGCCGGGTCGGCTTGCGGCAAATCATCCAAACCCTGGCTCAAGCCTTTGTAATACAGCATGGTGCCGCCGACGATCACGGGAAAACGTCCGCGCGCCTGGATTTGCGCAATCAAGCTGCTGCAATCAGCGGCGAATTGCGCTACCGAATACGCCTCGGCAGGCGCAATGATGTCGATCAGATGATGCGGCGCGGCGGCGCGTTCCTCTGCGCTCGGCTTGGCGGTGCCGATATCCATGCCGCGATACACCAGGGCCGAATCCATGGAAATGATTTCAAGCGGAAAATGGCGCGCCAATTCCAGCGCGCAGGCGGTTTTACCGGAAGCGGTGGGGCCAAGCAAGGCCAGCACCAGCGGTTTTGCCTGTTGCATTATTGACCTCGCAAAAACAACTTATCCAAATCATTCATCGACATTTGCACCCAGGTCGGGCGTCCGTGATTGCACTGGTCGGAGCGCTCGGTTTGCTCCATCTGGCGCAGCAAGGCATTCATTTCCTGCAGCGACAGCAAACGGTTGGCGCGCACTGCGGTGTGACAGGCCAGCGTCGCCAGCAATTCATTGCGGCGCTCCACCAGCACGCGCGCGCCGCCATATTCGCGCACATCGCGCAAAACATCGCGCGCCAGGGTTTGCGCATCCGCATTTTGCAACAGCGCGGGAATCGCGCGCACCGCCAGGGTGGTCGGCGACAGCGCATTGATTTCAAAACCCAGCTGCTGCAATACCGCCGCCTCATCGCTGGCGGTGGCGACTTCCAGCGGATCGGCGTAAAACGTGACCGGGATCAGCAATTGCTGAATTTGCAGTCCCTCGCCCAGCGCCTGTTTTAATTCTTCATACAAAATCCGCTCATGCGCTGCATGCATATCCACCAGCACCAGGCCGCGCCGGTTTTGCGCCAACACATACACCCCATGCAATTGCGCCAGGGCAAAGCCGAGCGGGTAATCTTCCGGCTTGCTCTCTTCTGCCGCGAGCGGGG includes:
- a CDS encoding ABC transporter substrate-binding protein; the encoded protein is MFRLKLPVRHVRLFCCACALLFSAPLLAADMNKVLHTYFPNSESSFDPATAFEANTISINENLFDPLLRYNYLVRPLRLEGNTAEGMPQVSADGLTYTIKIKPGIYFTPDPVFKGVKRELVAQDYVYSFMRLYDPVLKSPWSFLFEGVLLGDEALKKNFSYDTRIPGLQALDRYTLQLRLKAPNANLPNLLAMPATAALAREVIEAHKANPGNHPVGTGPYLLKEWQHSNRIVLAANPDFRPETYTWQPGEQLADAQIAEKLKGRRLPLIGQVEVKIMEEHQSVVLAFLNQQLDLAEQIPEQLTKMLVGPDRKIRPELGARGVVLHLNPRMQTDYAWFNMQDPVVGGYSKEKIALRRAISMAYDQEEDIRVHSHGLAIPAVSLLPPNLPGYDPDMKPLRRFDVGFANKLLDRFGYGKRDAEGFRMTPQGKPLAIVMHSRANATGRVYDERWRKTMQSIGIRISFKSDKYTEIIKASRLGQVQMFEFGWVADYPDSSNFFQLLYGPNIGISNDPRFDLPEYNKLYEAILKLPNGPERQRIHAQMIRLIDVYMPMMVRLHRLTVDVRHSWLQNYVKPTVDNTAWRYLDIDADVRAKSK
- a CDS encoding addiction module antidote protein, which codes for MKDRSHDEAIAELFKDDPEFAVQYLNQLLQDGESEDLMIALQQVALTCADARPVAENANATQSQIPRTMTAQSNAELHSLLAALKGLGLRLSVQLVSGSPAERAA
- a CDS encoding type II toxin-antitoxin system RelE/ParE family toxin; protein product: MNDNSLKFTVRHYLTEDQRDPFLEWFKKLRDPIAKVQILKRINRLAGGNFGDHKPCRDGVWELRIDQGAGYRVYYAQSGAVVVLILCGGDKSSQNEDIERAVRYWKDWQGRGE
- the miaA gene encoding tRNA (adenosine(37)-N6)-dimethylallyltransferase MiaA, with translation MQQAKPLVLALLGPTASGKTACALELARHFPLEIISMDSALVYRGMDIGTAKPSAEERAAAPHHLIDIIAPAEAYSVAQFAADCSSLIAQIQARGRFPVIVGGTMLYYKGLSQGLDDLPQADPAIRARLEDEIARDGIAALHARLAQVDPHTAQRLPPGDTQRIQRALEIFMLTGQPMSALLARRSTPELPFRLWPVSLEPSERSALHARIAQRFLAMLQGSPNLLDEVEILRRDPDLHPNLPSMRCVGYRQAWDYLDGRIDMAALKEQGIAATRQLAKRQLTWLRAMPERVVLDCLRSDCAQQLRDLFSAEIQKNP